A region of the Coriobacteriia bacterium genome:
CATCTACACGGTCCTCGAGGTCTGTCGGGTGCGCCGCAACGAACGAACGGAGTCTATACTCACGGTCGGGGTCTCGGCCAATCTGCCATGAAGCCGACAAACGAGCTCGGGCGGTGCCAGCCGACGCGTATGCACTGCAACTTTAGTCGAAACGGGCACCCTGCCCTGCGTGGAGGCACAACTCTGATGAAGAAGGTCCTGCTGATCACAAGCGAGTTCCCTCCGATTACGGGTGGGATTGGTACCTATTGCTACCAGCTCGCGGCAGCGGCAACCAAGCGTGGCCACGACATCACGGTCTTCGCACCGGACTACGGCAAGCCCGCCGAGCAGCTCGGCGACCAAGGCCTGCCATTCCGTGTCGTTCGCTACGCGGGCGGCGCCTACACCGTCCGCGACTTCCCCCGCTTCTTCATGCAGGTGTGGCGCCAGCTCGGATCCGAGAACTACGACGTCGTGCACGCTGGCGACTGGGCATCCGCGCTCATGATGCGCAACGTCAACCGCTTCAAGCGAGTTCCCTATATGGCGATGGTGCATGGCACCGATGTGCTCCTCATGCCTCACTCGCGCCAGATCAAGCTGCTCGGATCCAAGATCTTCGAGATGCCTGAGCGCATCATGACCAACAGCGCGTTTACTCGGTCGCTGCTGCTCGAGAACTTCCCGCAGGTTGATCCGGCTCGCGTACACGTCGGGCTGCTCGGAGTTGGTCCTGAGTGGTTCGACGACGTGCCTAACGCGGATGCGGTCCTCGCGCGCCTCGGCATAGCTCGGGACCGCTTCTGTCTGCTGACCGTCGCTCGCCTCGACGAGCGCAAGGGCCACAGGCTGGTATTCAGAGCGCTGCAAGATCTCCCCTCCGATATCGCCGAGAACATGACCTACGTAGTCGTGGGCAAGGGTGACGCCGAGTACACCGACCAACTTCGCGTCCTTGCAGCCGAGAACCCGGTGCCCACCGTCTTCACCGGCCCCGTCTCCAACGACGACCTGCGGGCGCTGTATGCGTCGGCGGATGTTTTCTGCATGCCGGGTGAGCCTCATCCTCGGCGTGTGGAGGGTTTCGGACTCGTATACCTGGAGGCCGCTGCGCAGGGCGTTCCCGCGATTGCCTCTCGCGTCGGAGCGATTCCCGAGGTCGTCGTCGACGGCACCACCGGAATCGTGATCGAGCCGGCCGACTTCGAGGCGCTGCGGAACGGCATCGCGCGTCTCTATGGGGACCGAACGCTGCTTGCCGCGCTGGGGGAGAACGCCCGCCAGTGGGCACAGGGCTTCACATGGGACCGATGCGCTGCTCAGACCTACGAGGACGCCCAGTAGGTTCGCAAGCCTAACGTGATACGCGACCGTCGCTACTGAGTCGTCACCGTGGCCGCAGGAATCTGGCTGATATTCCAGTCCTTGCCCACGACCACCAGGATCTCAGTGGGAGACGAGTACAGTCCGCGACTCTGCACGATCTTGGTGCCCGGCATGAGCGTCGCAGCCACCGCCTGCGCTGCGGCGAGATTCGTCTTGTAAACCACCAGGGTGGTCTTGTAGACGTTTTGGTTGGCGTTGCCGACGGTCTTGATCGTGAAGCCCTTCGCCTTCAGGATCGCCGCCGCCTGAGCACCGTAGCCAGACACACCTGCACCGTTGCGGACCGTGATCTTGATCAACTTCGGATTCTTGATCGTAGCCCCGCCCGTGCTCGCGCCGGTCACCGTCGCGGTTGTGCTCCCGGTCGGGTTGGGAACGTCGGAAGCGTTGGCGGCCTTGTTGAACGGCTCACCGTTCTTGAAGTTGGCGACCAGAACCTGCATCTTGGCCAGATCCGGAACCTCGTACGGGCTGACCCACGTTCCGCCGACAGTGGCCGTGTACATGTTCTTCGAGCCCACGCCCTTCATTGCCAAGGCCGTCTTCATCATGTCCATCAGAGACAGGTCGGTCTGAACATAGGGCGAGATGCCGTTGACGACCTTGACCATCGTGGGGATGTCGGTACGGTGTGCCAATTGATCGGCGAGCGCGCGGAAGAATATCTGCTGATCGCTCATCCGCCCGATATCCTGGTCGGCGAACTGATGACGAGCGCGAACGAATGTGAGCGCGTGCTCTCCATCGAGCTTCTGGTAGCCGGCCGGAATCTTCGCCGCGCGCTGATGCACGCTCTGGCTGGCGGCAGCCTTGTCGTCGATGGCCACCGGCACGTTGACCCAGATACCGCCCATCTGATTGACGGCGTTCTCGAAGCCAAGGAAGTTGACTTCCATGTAGTTGTTGATGGGAAGACCGGTGAACTGCTTGACCGTCTTGACCGTCAGCGCGGCGCCGCCGTAGGCGTGAGCCGCGTTGATCTTGGCGTAGCCGTGGCCCGGGATGAGGACCTTCGTGTCGCGCGGAATCGACAGCATCCAGACCTTCTTGGCCTGCGGGTCGATGCGCGCCACGATGATGGTGTCGGTACGATACGCCGTGTCACCTTTTCGGAAGTCGGCTCCCAGAAGCAAGATGTTGAAAGGCTGGCCGGGCGAGGCCTTCGTCAGCGTCAGAGCCAGCTTCTCCTT
Encoded here:
- a CDS encoding glycosyltransferase family 4 protein; translation: MKKVLLITSEFPPITGGIGTYCYQLAAAATKRGHDITVFAPDYGKPAEQLGDQGLPFRVVRYAGGAYTVRDFPRFFMQVWRQLGSENYDVVHAGDWASALMMRNVNRFKRVPYMAMVHGTDVLLMPHSRQIKLLGSKIFEMPERIMTNSAFTRSLLLENFPQVDPARVHVGLLGVGPEWFDDVPNADAVLARLGIARDRFCLLTVARLDERKGHRLVFRALQDLPSDIAENMTYVVVGKGDAEYTDQLRVLAAENPVPTVFTGPVSNDDLRALYASADVFCMPGEPHPRRVEGFGLVYLEAAAQGVPAIASRVGAIPEVVVDGTTGIVIEPADFEALRNGIARLYGDRTLLAALGENARQWAQGFTWDRCAAQTYEDAQ
- a CDS encoding LCP family protein; protein product: MGKHSTGGSLGSGSQGGSGRTRIPAERVLTGDGSTPLQDAARRPGVEAAPARLRAERDRRRSRTKKIVVGVLAVLVLIAVLGAVGVFAWAKSLETTMTVPDKEKLALTLTKASPGQPFNILLLGADFRKGDTAYRTDTIIVARIDPQAKKVWMLSIPRDTKVLIPGHGYAKINAAHAYGGAALTVKTVKQFTGLPINNYMEVNFLGFENAVNQMGGIWVNVPVAIDDKAAASQSVHQRAAKIPAGYQKLDGEHALTFVRARHQFADQDIGRMSDQQIFFRALADQLAHRTDIPTMVKVVNGISPYVQTDLSLMDMMKTALAMKGVGSKNMYTATVGGTWVSPYEVPDLAKMQVLVANFKNGEPFNKAANASDVPNPTGSTTATVTGASTGGATIKNPKLIKITVRNGAGVSGYGAQAAAILKAKGFTIKTVGNANQNVYKTTLVVYKTNLAAAQAVAATLMPGTKIVQSRGLYSSPTEILVVVGKDWNISQIPAATVTTQ